AGGCCATGGTCTGGTTTGGAATTTTCGTCTTTTTGCTTTCAAATTTGATGGTAATACTATCAGACTATCTTTTTCTACTTTATACTCTATACCCATATTACTCAGATAATGAAGTATCATATGGTAGTTTTCGGCTTCAAAATTATTTATCTTTATTTTCCCATTTGTAATTGCTGAAGCTATAGCAAAAGTTCCACCTTCAATATGATCTGCCATTACTCTGTGTTCAGCTCCATTCAACTTACCCCCCCTAACACTCAAGGTATTGGTTCCCGCGCCACTTATCTTAGCTCCCATTTTGGTTAACAAGTTTACTAAGTCAGTAACATGTGGTTCAGAAGCGACATCTTCAATAACAACTTCATCACTCATAGATGAGGCCATAATTAACCCCATTTCAGTTGCTGTAACAGAAGCCTCTTCTAGAAATATTCTACCGCCATTTTTTTTGTGCCAATTAAGAAAATATTTTCCGTCTTTTCTCTCAAAGCTAACTCCCATTTTCTGCATCATGGAAAAATGAGTATCAAGTAATCTATCTCCGATTTGATCTCCACCCGGAGGTGTTAAGACTGCTTTACCAAACCTAACAAGTAAGGGAGCTGCCAAAACAACTGATGCGCGGATTCTGGCACACAAATCAGGGTCAGGTTCGTAAGAATTAAGGCCAGATGGGTCGATTTCCAGCACATCACCATCATAATTAACTTTTGCCCCCAGCTTTTGAATAATTTCAAGTAACACTCTAACATCAGCAATGTTGGGAACATTTGTCAAAACTGATTTCTCTTCAGAAGCTAAAACTGCTGGGATTAGTTTAAGAGCGGAATTCTTATTTCCCAAAATATCAATCTCTCCCGAAAGTTTGTTTCCACCTGTAATTAAAAATTTCGCCATATTTAAATATAAGTTAGCAACTTAGACATTTTATCACTTATTATCTTTTTTTACTAAAACAAATCTACCCTGCCCACCACTCCAGTCTACAGTTCCTTTATTTTCTGTTCTATAACCATCTGATTCAGGACTATTATAATCAGTCCATATTCCACCATTCATATCAAAAACAAATACGTGCGCTCGGATAGTCACTCTCTTATTACTTGTCTCAATCATCAAGACACCAGGTTGACCATACTCACCAGTTTTAGACAACTCAAACTTGATTTCTGGTGGTTTTATATTTTTAATAATGTATTTAATTTGCCGCGTATCTGTCATATTTCTAGCTATGTCAACATATGTAACATCTACGCCTTCTCGAGCTTCAATCGTGTATTTATTTATACCAAATACTTTTAAAATCTCGTCTGAAACAAAATGTTCTGTCATACGTATATTTTACCTAATTTTCTGGTTGAATACCAAAAACAACAAAAAGATCACTTGCAATAGAATACCACAAAGGCGCAGCAGTTTCAGATGCCCACTGACTGCTTTGTGGTTCTTTTAAAGTTACAAGCATAATAAATTTTGGCTTATCTGCAGGAGCAAACCCGACAAAGCTGGCAATTGTCTTTTCTGCATCATAATGACCAGCAATAGGAATCTGAGCCGTGCCTGTTTTTCCAGCTATGTTAAACCCCTTAAGGTCTGTCCACTTAGCTTCACCATTTTTTGCGGCCTCAATCATCATTGCAGTTACTTGGTCAGCGGAATCTTTTGATATTACCCTTTCTCTTATAGTATCGTCACTTTTGACCACTCTAGGCATTATAAGATAGCCTCCGTTGGCAATTGCTGATACCGCCCTGATTATTTGTATGGGTGTGGTTGAAACACCCTGTCCAAATGAACTGGTGGCGAGGTCAACAATGTTCCAGGTACCTTTTTTTCTCAAGTTAATATTTGACTCTCCCTGGAGGTCAATGCCTGTTAACTTTCCAATACCAAACTTGCTAAGATAGTCATACATTGTGTCACTACCCAACTTATTGGCTATAAAACTCATTCCTACGTTATCTGAATGCACAAGAACTTCAGTCATTGTGGAGTTGGGGTGATATTCATTATTCCACGTCTTAATAAAATATTTATCCACTTTTAAGGGTCCATCGCATATATCACAGATTGTATCTGGTTTAATTTGACCAGCATCAATTCCCGAAGCCATCACTATAACTTTAAAAATTGACCCAGGTTCGAACGTATCTGAAATTGCTGAATTTTTATAAAAAGATTGATCAAATTCGGAGTATTTTGCTGGATCATATGACGGATATGAACTCATTGCCAAAACTGCACCATTTGACGGGTCCATAATTACTACAGACCCTTGAACTGCACCATATTTTTCTATTGCATCAGACAACTTTCTATCAACCATGTTTTGGATACGTTTATCTATATAGGTGTGTATGTCAGTACCTGAGATTGAAGAGATCTCAGATAAACTACTTGAAATTATTGGCACACCTGATAAATCTTTCTCCCGTTTTACAAAACCATCCTTGCCTGAAAGTAAGATATTATAAAACCCCTCCAGACCAAAATATCCCGTATCTTCTCCATCTTCATTTTTACCAACAAATCCCAATAGTTGTGCAGAGGATGATCCTTCTGGATAGTATCTAGTTTCTTCAGGGTCAAAACCAAGACCTGCAATATTTAACTCTTCTATTCTTTCCTTAATATCATTTGTGACCTTTCTCTTTACAGGAACCCAAACAACTCCTTTTCTAGTCAAGCTTGATTCTAGCCTATATGTTTCATCCAATAGCGCTTGTCTATATTCATCCCTATCTTCAAATTCGTCAACTACAAACAAAGGGGCTAACTGGTTGGCAATTTCTTTTGCGGTCTTGTCTAGTTTTGGCAACTCTGCAAACAACAACCAATTAGTACGCATAACGGCAAGCCATGTACCATCACTCGCATAAATATTTCCTCTCGGGGCAGTTAATGTTTTGTTCCCCTTATATTGGTAACTGGCTTGAAGCTTTAGTTCCTGTCCCTTAACAACTTGCCAATAAAAAAGTCTTGCAATTATGCTTGAAAAAAGTAATATGAATATTAAAAATACAAATTTAAACCTCATCTTATTGAACAGGAAGTTTAGCAAATATATTCTCTGTTTTGAAATAATGTACGTTTGATGGTTTTATAAACCCAGAGTTCTCTGCGTTTTCAACTGAAACCAAACTGGATCCACTGCTAAATATAGCTTCTGACAAATTTCTTTTTAAAACTATTTGTTCCTCAATTTTATTTTCAAGATTAGAAATAGTAGCTCCTCTACCAGCCTGTTCTATACCTAAAAAGACAACAGTAACTAACAAAATTAAGTTTATTGCCCATAAATATTTACTATCTGATAACAAGCCTTGTCTAATTTTTGACATAAGTGTAAAGTTTTGCACTCCTTGATTTTTTGTTTTTATATATTTCATTTTCATTTGGTAATCTTAATTTTAATTTTCCCTTGTTCTTTTCATCTCTCATAAAATCTTTAACTACTTGCTCTTCTGTCGAGTGGAAAACTATTACAGATAGTCTTCCTCCTTTTTTTAACAGGTTATATGCTTTCTTCAAAGCTACTTTTAAATTTTCAAGTTCACTATTTACTGCAATTCTTAAGGCAAGCATTGGCAGCGTTGCCGAATCTATACCAGGCTTATGTGGCATATCAAATGCTGTCTTTTTCAAGTCATTAACCGTTTTATATGGTCTTGTGCTAATTACTCTTTTGGCCCATTTTCTAGACAACCCCAGATCCATTACTTTATTAAACATTTCAGTCAACTGACCAACATTTAAGGCATTTAATAAGTCAGATGCTTTAACTCCCTGTGTTTCAGGGTTTAATCTCATATCAAGCT
This bacterium DNA region includes the following protein-coding sequences:
- the murA gene encoding UDP-N-acetylglucosamine 1-carboxyvinyltransferase, translating into MAKFLITGGNKLSGEIDILGNKNSALKLIPAVLASEEKSVLTNVPNIADVRVLLEIIQKLGAKVNYDGDVLEIDPSGLNSYEPDPDLCARIRASVVLAAPLLVRFGKAVLTPPGGDQIGDRLLDTHFSMMQKMGVSFERKDGKYFLNWHKKNGGRIFLEEASVTATEMGLIMASSMSDEVVIEDVASEPHVTDLVNLLTKMGAKISGAGTNTLSVRGGKLNGAEHRVMADHIEGGTFAIASAITNGKIKINNFEAENYHMILHYLSNMGIEYKVEKDSLIVLPSNLKAKRRKFQTRPWPGFPTDLMSPFIVLATQTEGTVLCHDWMYEWRMFFVDDLIGMGANIFIADPHRVIVSGPSKLMADRLFCKDIRAGISVILAALVAEGTSTIENVEVVDRGYQDIENRLKNLGASIVKQ
- a CDS encoding penicillin-binding protein 2, translating into MRFKFVFLIFILLFSSIIARLFYWQVVKGQELKLQASYQYKGNKTLTAPRGNIYASDGTWLAVMRTNWLLFAELPKLDKTAKEIANQLAPLFVVDEFEDRDEYRQALLDETYRLESSLTRKGVVWVPVKRKVTNDIKERIEELNIAGLGFDPEETRYYPEGSSSAQLLGFVGKNEDGEDTGYFGLEGFYNILLSGKDGFVKREKDLSGVPIISSSLSEISSISGTDIHTYIDKRIQNMVDRKLSDAIEKYGAVQGSVVIMDPSNGAVLAMSSYPSYDPAKYSEFDQSFYKNSAISDTFEPGSIFKVIVMASGIDAGQIKPDTICDICDGPLKVDKYFIKTWNNEYHPNSTMTEVLVHSDNVGMSFIANKLGSDTMYDYLSKFGIGKLTGIDLQGESNINLRKKGTWNIVDLATSSFGQGVSTTPIQIIRAVSAIANGGYLIMPRVVKSDDTIRERVISKDSADQVTAMMIEAAKNGEAKWTDLKGFNIAGKTGTAQIPIAGHYDAEKTIASFVGFAPADKPKFIMLVTLKEPQSSQWASETAAPLWYSIASDLFVVFGIQPEN
- the rsmH gene encoding 16S rRNA (cytosine(1402)-N(4))-methyltransferase RsmH translates to MKNEKILTSSAGKYHESVMVKEVIESLHVNTSSQFIDCTLGTGGHTEAILSAGGQVLGIEADPKMLSVAKKRLSDQKVKLVLGNFVDIDQIAKEKGFSDIDGILLDLGVSNLHLMDDDRGFSFTEGDQELDMRLNPETQGVKASDLLNALNVGQLTEMFNKVMDLGLSRKWAKRVISTRPYKTVNDLKKTAFDMPHKPGIDSATLPMLALRIAVNSELENLKVALKKAYNLLKKGGRLSVIVFHSTEEQVVKDFMRDEKNKGKLKLRLPNENEIYKNKKSRSAKLYTYVKN